The Zingiber officinale cultivar Zhangliang chromosome 10A, Zo_v1.1, whole genome shotgun sequence genome contains a region encoding:
- the LOC122026120 gene encoding uncharacterized protein LOC122026120 — protein MGDHFVLLVDRLLTESTLEAAIESINHGSSMPLPTLEADYYPTKKIIGDGVFTGKMVECRICQDEDEDIHMEIPCSCCGSLKFAHRKCVQKWCNEKGDTTCEICLQQFEPGYTAPPKLFLYGTTPMHFRGNWEVSRQNIHNQQSLAMAQTEHVFLRPTYDYAGLSDRSIIYCRIAATTFMIILVLWHSLTFITDETEQCSILLLALLLLKIVGIVLPIYVTLRALSIFYQRKLQAMYESSISASQVGNQHPHPSQRIQP, from the exons ATGGGAGACCATTTTGTGTTGTTGGTGGACCGTCTGCTCACCGAGTCAACACTGGAAGCTGCCATTGAAAGCATAAATCATGGATCAAGCATGCCATTGCCAACACTAGAAGCTGACTATTATCCGACGAAGAAAATCATTGGAGACGGGGTGTTCACTGGTAAGATGGTCGAATGTCGAATCTGTCAGGATGAGGATGAGGATATCCATATGGAGATTCCCTGTTCCTGCTGCGGGAGCTTAAAG TTTGCTCACCGCAAATGTGTGCAGAAATGGTGTAACGAGAAGGGTGACACGACTTGTGAGATATGCCTACAG CAATTCGAGCCAGGATATACTGCCCCTCCTAAGTTATTTCTATATGGGACTACTCCTATGCATTTCAG GGGAAATTGGGAGGTCTCAAGGCAGAATATTCACAATCAACAATCTTTAGCAATGGCACAAACTGAACATGTTTTCCTGAGACCGACCTACGATTATGCAGGTTTGAGTGATAGAAGTATTATATATTGCcgcatagctgctacaaca TTCATGATTATTTTGGTTCTTTGGCATTCTCTCACTTTTATTACTGATGAAACTGAACAATGCTCGATCCTACTTCTCGCG CTCTTGTTGTTGAAGATTGTTGGCATTGTCCTACCTATCTATGTTACGTTGAGAGCATTGTCGATATTTTATCAACGCAAACTACAG gcAATGTATGAATCTTCTATTTCAGCATCACAAGTAGGCAATCAACATCCACACCCATCACAAAGGATACAGCCCTAG